From Rhodopseudomonas palustris:
TGAACACGAACGGCGAGTTGCTGCGATAGAACGCGTCGTAATAGGTCGTGTTGAGGATGTTGTTGACCGACAGCTTCGCAGTCAGGTGCTTGTCGACCTTGAACTCGACGAAGCTGTCGAACCGCCAATGCTCAGGCAGCACGTTGCCGTTGATGGCGCCGAAGGTGCCGCCGTAGATCTTCGAGGCATAGGTCGCCTGCCCGCCGACCTCCCACTGCTCACCGATACGATATTTGGTGAGCATGTTGAACGACTGGTGCGCGATGTTGGCGAGCTTGGCGCCGACCTGGGTCGGATCGATCGATTGCAGCACCTCGCTCTCCATCAGCACCAGACCGCCGAACACGCTCCAGCGCTCGGTCAGCTTGCCGGAGACGCCGAGGTCGATGCCGCGCACGCGATAGACGCCGGTGGACAGGATGGTGCTGCCCTGTGTCTCGCGCGCGTTGGATTTCTCGGTCTGGAACAGCGCACCGGTCACCAGCAGGTGCCGATCGAACAGTTCCCATTTGGTGCCGATTTCGGCCGCCTTGTTCAATTCGGGCGACAGCGCCTGGAAGGTGGTGTTGTTGACCACGAGTCCGCCATAGGCAGTGCCCGAAGCGTCGAGTTCGGCGCCGACCGGATTGCTCGAGGTGGCGTAGGCGGCGTAGAGGCTGGCGTAAGGCAGCGGCTTGACCACGGCGCCGACATTGTAGTTCCACATCCCGGACTGCACGCCGGTCGACGTGCTCGCGGTGTGGCCGGTGATGCTGTAGTCGTCGTAGCGCACCCCGCCGTTGAGGATGACGACATCGTTCCAGTTCGCGGTTTCGATCAGATAAGCGGACTTGGTGTCGACGGTGATGAAGGTCGGATTGTAGGCACGCTGCGGCGTGCTGGCGAACTCGAACTCGTTCGGCGGCGACAGCAGCGGCACGGTGATGCGGCCGCCGGTCTGGAACCCGGTCAGTTCCGAGGTCAGCCCCGCATAGGTGTCGCGCATCACGCTCTCGCGGGAGATTTCGGCGCCGCCGATCAGCGCGTGTTTCACCGGACCGGTGTCGAATTTGTAGGTCAGGTCGGTCTGGTTGGCGAGCACGTTGGTGACCTGATAGCGGCTCTGCGAGGCGAGCTGCACGGTGGTCGCGGTCGGATTGCTCGGCAGCGTGCCGATGTAGTCGAGCACCGAACGGCCGGCGCGCGAACGACTGCTCAGCGTCAGATCGGGGGTGATGGCGAACTCGCCGATCACGGTGCCGAAATCCTG
This genomic window contains:
- a CDS encoding TonB-dependent receptor, translated to MNGAKAPRSLRAEASIRTFNDELDNHYGRKVSAVAGMIAVASIGGAEAQQSNLPAVTVDAPVARPRPAAKPTPDQVRARTALRRAARRAQPAQVAPVPFPNAGVLLADRNPYADADAPYKVDRLSGTKFTEPLLNTPRTVTVLSKEILEDKNATSLRDIARSTAGVTLGTGEGGNAFGDRFFIRGFDARNDVFIDGIRDPAISIRENFFTEQVEILRGPASTMAGRGTAGGAINIVTKQATTAGNFTKAETTFGTDATKRVTVDVNQVISPTLAVRFDGLYQDARVAGRNYVTDDRWGTLAAVKWTPTDAVKVTANYVHTDLDGLPDFGVPYNTTLRKPSTSVNVPRETYYGFINRDFQKAQQDFGTVIGEFAITPDLTLSSRSRAGRSVLDYIGTLPSNPTATTVQLASQSRYQVTNVLANQTDLTYKFDTGPVKHALIGGAEISRESVMRDTYAGLTSELTGFQTGGRITVPLLSPPNEFEFASTPQRAYNPTFITVDTKSAYLIETANWNDVVILNGGVRYDDYSITGHTASTSTGVQSGMWNYNVGAVVKPLPYASLYAAYATSSNPVGAELDASGTAYGGLVVNNTTFQALSPELNKAAEIGTKWELFDRHLLVTGALFQTEKSNARETQGSTILSTGVYRVRGIDLGVSGKLTERWSVFGGLVLMESEVLQSIDPTQVGAKLANIAHQSFNMLTKYRIGEQWEVGGQATYASKIYGGTFGAINGNVLPEHWRFDSFVEFKVDKHLTAKLSVNNILNTTYYDAFYRSNSPFVFIAPGRSVWLTLRGTL